From one Halosimplex rubrum genomic stretch:
- a CDS encoding DUF7546 family protein, with amino-acid sequence MAHSTRTRGRSWPTGAGLLAAAVALEGVLVVGYFLATPGTVTVPRYVLYPFVWINVALVAAYRTPLPSAPPRRHLLAGALAAGYFLLLANWAGLVGLTVGGHHPIPEGILGVSVGAGSPGWGRVRLITETVYVSVVPYRVIGYLGLTYLVYAALVDASGVVASGTLGFVSCLSCSFPIFASAVTGVLGGWVTLMSTAIAYSVDISTVAFLASVALLYWRPGFPALPGGRDEAET; translated from the coding sequence ATGGCCCACTCCACGCGCACCCGAGGACGATCCTGGCCGACCGGGGCGGGACTGCTGGCCGCGGCCGTCGCGTTGGAGGGCGTCCTCGTCGTCGGCTACTTCCTCGCCACGCCGGGGACCGTCACCGTCCCGCGCTACGTCCTCTATCCGTTCGTCTGGATCAACGTCGCCCTCGTCGCCGCCTATCGAACCCCGCTCCCGTCGGCGCCGCCGCGCCGGCACCTCCTCGCGGGCGCGCTCGCCGCCGGCTACTTCCTGCTGCTCGCCAACTGGGCCGGCCTGGTAGGGCTGACCGTCGGCGGCCATCACCCGATCCCCGAGGGGATCCTGGGCGTGAGCGTCGGCGCCGGCTCGCCCGGGTGGGGACGGGTCCGCCTGATCACCGAGACCGTCTACGTCTCCGTCGTCCCCTACCGCGTGATCGGCTATCTGGGGCTCACCTACCTCGTCTACGCCGCGCTCGTCGACGCCAGCGGCGTCGTCGCCTCGGGGACGCTCGGGTTCGTCTCCTGTCTCAGCTGTTCGTTCCCCATCTTCGCCTCCGCGGTCACGGGCGTCCTCGGCGGCTGGGTCACGCTCATGTCGACCGCTATCGCCTACTCCGTCGACATCTCGACGGTCGCCTTCCTCGCGTCGGTGGCGCTCCTGT
- a CDS encoding DUF5806 family protein: protein MTDGPEAGEGDGLDAASTEGDAESPDETTDAQSTDADTDPADASESTDTPEPTDPGPAAPDPDLPPDVAKYDRFKKIDGGTYDRANDFLRDRTYITAREWAIARLCADFRTETGVEMTKIGENLPELVPFMTDTYTPQAVNQARASFEEKVRKAGATFLYGAMCDFFTAEELDDVMYEATEVAKFLLEVEGVELSVEEELEAEDEISEVMREVREHSAALRHDEVECPDCGHHFEATAADAVDDD from the coding sequence ATGACCGACGGACCCGAAGCGGGCGAGGGCGACGGGCTCGACGCGGCGTCGACCGAGGGGGACGCCGAGTCGCCGGACGAGACCACCGACGCACAGTCGACCGACGCCGACACCGACCCGGCCGACGCGTCGGAGTCGACGGACACACCGGAGCCGACCGATCCCGGGCCGGCGGCTCCCGACCCGGATCTGCCGCCGGACGTGGCCAAGTACGACCGCTTCAAGAAGATCGACGGCGGCACCTACGACCGCGCCAACGACTTCCTGCGCGACCGCACCTACATCACGGCCCGCGAGTGGGCCATCGCCCGGCTCTGTGCCGACTTCCGCACCGAGACCGGCGTCGAGATGACGAAGATCGGCGAGAACCTGCCCGAACTCGTCCCCTTTATGACCGACACGTACACGCCCCAGGCGGTCAATCAAGCGAGAGCGTCCTTCGAGGAGAAGGTCCGCAAGGCCGGCGCGACGTTCCTCTACGGGGCGATGTGCGACTTCTTCACCGCCGAGGAACTCGACGACGTGATGTACGAGGCGACCGAGGTCGCGAAGTTCCTGCTGGAGGTCGAGGGCGTCGAACTCTCCGTCGAGGAGGAACTGGAAGCCGAAGACGAGATCTCGGAGGTGATGCGCGAGGTCCGCGAGCACTCCGCGGCGCTGCGCCACGACGAGGTGGAGTGTCCCGACTGCGGCCACCACTTCGAGGCCACCGCCGCCGACGCCGTCGACGACGACTGA